The Polynucleobacter sp. MWH-UH2A DNA segment TATTCAGTATAAAGAGGCTATGGCAGAAAACAAGACAGAAATGAAGGCAGAAAGCAGCATTGAAGATCGCCGTTTTGGGGGCGTATCTAGACTCTATGGATCCGATCTGCGCCTGAAGTTCCAAAATGCCACGGTAGTGGTAGCTGGACTTGGCGGGGTTGGTTCATGGGCTGCCGAGTCGCTTGCTCGTACAGGAATTGGCCATCTCGTTTTAGTAGATTTAGATCACATTGCAGAGAGTAATACCAATCGCCAATTGCATGCCATAGAAGGGCAGTATGGCAAAGCGAAAGTGCAAGCGATGGCTGAACGCATTTTGCAGATCAACCCCGATATTCATTTAACGGTGTGCGATGAATTCTTAGAGTCAGATAATTTAGATCGCATCATCCCAGCAAATGCCTATGTCTTAGATGCAACGGATTCCGTGCAAACCAAGATTGCATTATCCGTTTGGGCTCGAGCGCATAACCGTGCTTTAGTCATGTGTGGCGCTGCAGGGGGAAAGACCCAACCTACAGCAGTGCGTTGTGATGATCTATCGCGAACTGAGCAAGACGCATTGTTAGCAAAAGTACGCCAAGGTCTGCGACAAGATCATGGATTCTCAAGAAATTTAAAGCACAAGATTGGTATTCGGGCGATTTACTCTCACGAGCCAAGATCAGGCGCTTCTACCGGTGGGTTAGCCTGCTCAGGCTATGGTTCTACGGTTATGGTGACTGCGGCTTGTGGCTTAGCTGCTGCAGCAGAGATTCTGAATTTAATTGGCAATGATCAGCAATAGCTCGCTGGTGATCTGGCATCTTGAATTGAGCAGAAATTCCTAAGGGGATTCCCTGTAGGAAATTACTGATTCTTTTGCAGGCATAAATAAATTCCTGATAGAGCGCAATTGTTTTTAAAGACAATTTTCATTTTCTAAATTCATATTTCTCTTTTTAATCACTTTAGGAACTTTCTCCCTCTAGTGAATAGCAAAACTCCTCCCTAGACTTTGCTTCGTTGGTAAACCGCCAACAGTAAATCGAAAGGAGGTCTCTTTTGCAGACTGAACAAACTGGCTTGAAACGCCACCTCAAAGTACGACACATTCGTTTGATGGCTTTAGGATCGACGATTGGCGTCGGTTTATTTTTAGGATCCGCTAGCGCTATTCAAATCGCAGGCCCATCCATTCTCTTGGGATACTTGCTTGCAGGAATCGTTGCCTTCATTGTGTTGCGCACCTTGGGTGAAATGGCTGTGCACGAACCCGTAGCGGGGTCTTTCGCTGCTTATGCCAATAGCTATGTTGGACCGCTCGCAGGTTATATGGTGGGTTGGGGCTATTGGACCTATTGGATTGTGGTGGGTATTGCCGAGGTGACCGCTGTCGGTATTTATATGGGCATTTGGTTTCCTGAAGTACCGCAATGGATTTGGGCCTTGTCTTCGATTGTGTTGATGGGTTTAATCAATCTCATCGCCGTGAAAGTATTTGGCGAGTTTGAGTTTTGGTTTGCGCTGATCAAGGTTGTTGCAATCGTTGCCATGATTGCATTGGGTGGTTCTGTCATTCTCTTTGGTTTTACGAATAATTGGCAGCCAATTGGCTTAAGCAATCTTTGGCAGCATGGTGGCTTTTTCCCGAATGGTGTTGAGGGAATGTTGTTTTCCTTGCAAATGGTTTTATTTGCCTACGTTGGTATTGAGATGATCGGTCTTTCTGCTGGCGAAGCTGAAAATCCAAAGAAAACCATTCCAATGGCAATTGATTCATTGGCATGGCGAATCTTGATTTTCTACATGGGTGCGATCTTGGTGATCTTGGCCATCTTCCCATGGAATGAAGTGGGTCAGCAGGGCAGCCCTTTCGTGGTGATGTTCGAGCGCATTGGTTTGCGTGAAGCAGCTGGGCTCATCAACTTCGTAGTGATTACCGCGGCACTTTCATCTTGTAATGCTGGAATCTTTAGTGGCGGTCGATTGTTGTATTCCTTATCTACTAATGGGTATGCGCCCGCATCATTTGCCAAGCTCTCAAGGTACGGAGTTCCGCATCGCGCCGTGATGGCCACCGTGGCGGTTTGTATGTCGGGCGTGGTCTTGAACTACTTTGTACCCGAT contains these protein-coding regions:
- a CDS encoding ThiF family adenylyltransferase, with protein sequence MAENKTEMKAESSIEDRRFGGVSRLYGSDLRLKFQNATVVVAGLGGVGSWAAESLARTGIGHLVLVDLDHIAESNTNRQLHAIEGQYGKAKVQAMAERILQINPDIHLTVCDEFLESDNLDRIIPANAYVLDATDSVQTKIALSVWARAHNRALVMCGAAGGKTQPTAVRCDDLSRTEQDALLAKVRQGLRQDHGFSRNLKHKIGIRAIYSHEPRSGASTGGLACSGYGSTVMVTAACGLAAAAEILNLIGNDQQ
- a CDS encoding amino acid permease, which gives rise to MALGSTIGVGLFLGSASAIQIAGPSILLGYLLAGIVAFIVLRTLGEMAVHEPVAGSFAAYANSYVGPLAGYMVGWGYWTYWIVVGIAEVTAVGIYMGIWFPEVPQWIWALSSIVLMGLINLIAVKVFGEFEFWFALIKVVAIVAMIALGGSVILFGFTNNWQPIGLSNLWQHGGFFPNGVEGMLFSLQMVLFAYVGIEMIGLSAGEAENPKKTIPMAIDSLAWRILIFYMGAILVILAIFPWNEVGQQGSPFVVMFERIGLREAAGLINFVVITAALSSCNAGIFSGGRLLYSLSTNGYAPASFAKLSRYGVPHRAVMATVAVCMSGVVLNYFVPDKAFQYIMAAVTFVGLMVWIAILFTQMKFRRSLTKEQVAELGYRAPWWPYSSWFALAFICLVVVLMGFHEDARIALILGPCLLGVYLAMFYIVGLHRKTKTQRAFKS